Proteins from a single region of Heterodontus francisci isolate sHetFra1 chromosome 29, sHetFra1.hap1, whole genome shotgun sequence:
- the LOC137345713 gene encoding probable G-protein coupled receptor 139 produces the protein MGRQALPIEILYPILVVVGIPGKKCGLSKGITRYMMAMAVGDLMVLIFNVIVSQIIKYHFPDSLLNYTSACRFSALMQGFSIQLSIWFTLSFTFDRFVAICCQKLKSRYCTERTATMVITTVCVLNILINIPMPFRYEPDYILNNIQWGCRTITGYFTSPAWKVHQWITILSNALLPIPLLLLLNSLTVRHILVASRARKALKNHNNGKTGSDPEMKNRRTSIILLFAISGSFIVLSAPITVIHICVGVTQTVDFQGSNSLYLAIRITFLLMCSSSCTNTCIYALTQRRFRAEIKNMVKYPYYLIVKLFFF, from the exons ATGGGACGGCAAGCACTTCCGATAGAAATTTTGTATCCGATTCTCGTAGTTGTTGGCATTCCTGGTAA GAAATGCGGTCTTTCCAAAGGAATCACTCGTTATATGATGGCCATGGCAGTGGGAGACCTCATGGTCCTTATCTTTAATGTTATTGTGAGCCAAATCATCAAGTATCATTTTCCAGATTCATTGCTGAACTACACTTCCGCGTGTCGTTTTAGTGCCCTCATGCAAGGATTTAGCATTCAGCTCTCTATCTGGTTCACACTGTCGTTCACCTTTGACCGTTTTGTCGCAATTTGTTGCCAGAAATTGAAATCAAGATATTGCACCGAAAGGACAGCCACCATGGTTATAACGACCGTGTGTGTGCTCAACATTTTGATCAATATTCCCATGCCTTTCCGCTATGAGCCCGATTATATTCTCAACAATATACAGTGGGGCTGCCGCACCATCACAGGATATTTTACTTCACCCGCATGGAAGGTTCACCAATGGATTACTATCCTCTCAAATGCATTACTTCCAATTCCTTTGCTGCTGCTGTTGAACTCTCTCACCGTCAGGCACATCTTAGTAGCCAGTAGAGCTCGCAAAGCCCTGAAGAACCACAACAATGGAAAAACCGGCAGTGATCCCGAGATGAAGAACAGAAGAACATCCATCATTCTACTCTTTGCTATCTCGGGCAGTTTTATTGTGTTGTCGGCGCCTATTACCGTAATACACATCTGTGTCGGTGTCACACAGACAGTCGATTTCCAAGGTTCAAACTCACTTTATTTGGCAATTAGAATCACATTTCTGTTGATGTGCTCCAGCTCCTGtacaaacacttgtatttatgcaCTGACACAGAGGAGATTCAGAGCGGAGATCAAAAATATGGTGAAATATCCGTattatctcattgttaaattattttttttttga